The Spirulina subsalsa PCC 9445 region TAATCTCTTGTGTAGTTGGAACTTCGAGGACACGCCAAGGTGCATCCCCTGTAATGGCCATTTGTACTTGTTGCACAAAAGTCTCTGCAAGTTTGCGTCTTTTATTGCCGTCTAAATTTGCCCCCTTAGCGTTAGCAATATGATTTCCCGTTTCATAAATTACCGCCATTGGCAAGAGTAATTTAGTATTACTTTCTAGGTAAGCTTTTAACTCTTCCATCACCTGATCTCGATTTTCATTGCGCCGGGGAATATCGAGAATATTGCAAAAAATAGAAGTATCTACAATGGCAACATCTTGCATAGTTATCTCATCATTTAACTATTTAAACTCGCGAACCAATCCAGAGCTTTTTTCCGCTTTTCCTCAGCACCGGGATATTCTTTAACAAATCGTTCTAATATCCCTGTTGTCATTAAATGCCCCACAGTTCCTTGGGCAATTAATTCAGGATAATCTGGAATATTTTGTAACGTCACTAATTGACTTGAACCATCTGTAGGACTGCGATAACAAAAGACAGTATTAGGAATAGCAAAATCTGGAATGGCATCTAGTAATGCGGGGTTATGGGTGCTGATTAAAACTTTTAAATTGCGCTGCCCAGCCAGAAAAACAATTTTCTCTAACAGAGAGTTGACACGACTGGGATGTATACCATTGTCGATTTCTTCGATCACCACTAGACTTTTCTGAGGTGCAGAACAAAGAACAGCAACAATCGCTAAAACTCGCAGTGTTCCATCCGATAACATGGTGACATCATAGGCTGTTTCTTGTCCCCCAAAGGTTTCTATTAGTTGTAACATGACTTCTCCCCTGGGGGTTTCAATAAACTGAATATCCTTAATATTCTGTTCCGGTAGGCTACAAATGAACTCTAAAATCAGGTCTTTAAAATTAGCTGGAGACAGATTATTAGCTAAAATAAGATCATAAGGTTTGCTAAAAATATTATAAATAACGCCAGATAAATTTTCTCCATTCTCTGTTAACACTTTATCCGTTTTATGACTATAATTCCGCATTAAACTGGGTTCAGGTTGCAAAAAAATGATATTGTTTAATGTGTTGACATATTTTTGCGCGATTTTTGGGATTCTTTGACGACTTTCTTTGTTCTCTTCACGAAAGCGAATCTCGCTCAAAAGTTGGGTAAAAATAGCCATTTGACTACTACAAACAATCTTCGGTTTTTTTCCACCTCGGGCAAAATTATTATAGGCAACATAAACATCACTGCCCGCCCCTTGAGGGGGACTAATTATTTCATATAATGGTACGTTAGAACCTAAATCTCTAATGGATTCTTGTTCAATATATAGTTCTCCGTCAGGCGTTAAACTGACCTGAATTTCAAAAATCCCCCATGAATCGGGACAAGTAGCTGATTCGAGTTCACATTTTAAACTAAAAGGTTGAGAACGCTGATAAAAAAGATCCTCTACCTGACCCCGAAAGGGTTGTTTTGGGCGGGGATTGTTGGGGGAATTGATGAACCCTAGGCGTTCCCCTTGGGCGATTTTGGCTAAAAATCTTAAAGCCTCAATCAGGTTGCTTTTCCCAGAGGCATTGGCTCCAATTAAAACGGTTAATTCAGATAGTTGTAATCTGGCGGAACGATAACTTTTAAAGTTTTTTAGGGTAACGCTGTTAATCATAATTGGCACTTGCCCCCATTGCACTCCAGTCCCAGTTTAATCTTAACTCTTCAGGTTCTCTTGATCTTGAGGCCGTTAAGCAAAGTTCAGGACTCTTGATGTCGGTTTGACCTAGGTCTGGGAATGGTTGGAGTATGATGGGCAAAGGAAAAATTTTCCACCCCGACGAAAACTGCGTTATGACTACACTTTACGTCAACCCGGCAACGGGTCGAGATCAAGGCTCCGGCGCTCAAAATGCCCCGTTTAAAACGCTCACCTATGGCCTGACTCAGGCTGCTAAAAATACCATTATTCGCCTATCTCCGGGGACTTATGATGCCCAAAGTGGGGAAAAATTCCCCCTGATTATTCCCTCGGGGGTGATGGTGATTGGGCAGGAAAATCAACAGGGACAAGGGGTGATCCTCTCTGGGGGCGGGGTTTATCAAAGTCCCACGTTCCAACAACAAAATATTACGGTTTTACTCCAAGACCAAGCCCAGTTACGGGGGGTGACGGTGCGCAATGGTCGGGAGAAGGGGATCGGGATTTGGATTGAGTCTAGCGCTCCGACGGTGGCTCAAAATACGGTGACTCAATGCCCTCTGGCGGGTATTTTTATCACGGGCAACGCTAAACCTGTGATTCGGGATAATCGCTTGGTGGAAATGCCTGCGAGTGGGATTTTCCTGCGACGGAATGCGAAAGGGGAAATCCGCCGCAATGTCTGCGAAAAAACGGCCTATGGGATGACGGTGAGTGATGATAGTGCGCCGTTGTTGGCGGATAACCAGTTACGGGGAAATCGGGTGGGGATTTATCTGACTCATCGGGTGAAACCTGTGTTACGGCGCAATTTACTGGAGTTTAACGCGATGACGGGGTTGGTGGTGCGGGAACAGGCTAAACCGGATCTCGGCCATCCCCAAGACCCGGCCTTAAATATTTTGCGGGACAATGAACAGGGGGATTTGAGTAATGAAACGACTCAGACGCTGATTTCTGTGGGCAATCAGTTGAATCCTAGTCGGGTACAAGGTCGGGTGGATTTTGTGGCAGCCCAGGTGGCGACGGGGGGAATGGGGCCTTTGGCGTTTCGGGATTTAGAACAACATTGGGGGGCGGATTTTATCCGGGTGTTGGCGGCTAAGGATTGGGTGCGGGGGTTTGGGGATGGGACGTTTCGACCGGAGGGGAAGTTAACGCGGGCGGAATTTGCGGCGCTGTTGGCGAAATGTTTTGATCTGCCGCGTCAGTTGGGGACAAGGTTCACGTTTCCTGATGTGCCGGAGAGTTTTTGGGGGGCCCAGGCGATTGGGAAGGCGGCGGCGATGGGCTTTTTGGCGGGGTTTGGGGATGGGACGTTTCGACCTCAAGCGAATTTAACTCGGATTCAGGCGCTGGTGGCACTGGTGAATGGTTTGGGGCTGACGGGTGGGGCGTTGGATGGGTTGCTGTTATATCGCGATCGCGCCCAAATCCCCAGTTATGGCAGCCAAGCGGTGGCGATTGCCACTCAAAAGCGGCTGGTGGTCAATTATCCCGACCTCAAGGCCTTAAATCCCCAACGGGAGATCACCCGGGCGGAAGTGGCGGCTTTTCTCCATCAAGCGCTGGTGGTGACGGGGAACACAAGCGCCCTCTTTTCTCCCTACATTGTGGATGCGGATTTCTACCTCTCTTCTTTTACGGATATTGAGGGACATTGGGCGGAGGCGTTTATTCGACGCTTGGCGGGTTTGGATTGGATTAGTGGCTTTCCTGATGGCAGTTTCCGCCCCAATGCTCCCATTAGTCGCGCTCAATATGCGGCTTTGTTGGTGCGGGTGTTTAATCCTCAACCCATGCGCCCTGCTACCCAGTTTCTTGACCTCTTGCCGGATTATTGGGGATGGGGGGCGATTCAACAGGCCTATCAAGGAGGCTTTTTATCTGGGTTTCCCGATGGGACGTTTCATCCTGAACAACATTTACGCCGGGTGCATCTCTTGGTATCTTTAGTGAGCGGTTTGGGGCTACCTGGTGGGGATTTAAGTCTGCTGGAATGCTACGGGGATCAAGGGGAGATTCCGAGTTATGCGGGAAGTGCGATCGCCGCCGCCACCGAGGCCGGTTTTGTGGTCAACTACCCCCAAGTGACTCACCTAAACCCCAAACAGGAAGCCACCCGAGGGGAAGCGGTGGCGATGGTCTATCAAGCGCTGGTTTATCAAGGCAAGGTGAGTCCTATTGATTCTGAATATGTGGTTAGGGCTTGCTGAATCAAAGGGAGTCGGGAATTGGGAATCGGGAGTTGATTAGTATTCCCCATTACCTATTACTCAATCTTGACCAGTTAAGGCTCTCCGTTAGAAGTCAAGATTGCCTCTTGCCTCCCCATTTTCAGCAAGCCCCAATAATCAAATCAACAAAAGAGATTACGCTTTACATCCCGGGCGTGTTTAGCCATTAAGCGGAGTAAACGCAGGGGATAGTAGAGGGGAAAGAGAAGTGGGGGTAAATGAATGGATTCTAAATCCCGCTCATTAATGGGTAGAACCAGTTTGGCACAATACATGAGTTTTTTGAGCCATCCCGGTTGGAGTTGGAGGGGGAAATAGGCGCGTTCTAATAAACTCAATTGGGGGGGAGTGGGGGTGAGAAAGCGCTGGTAAATGGTTTGAGTGAGGGTGGGAATCATGCGATCGCACTCGATGGCCTCTTTGATCCCAACAGGTAGAGGCTGATGGAACAATAACTGAGTGAGAGATAACCCCAATAACACCATCCGTAAACAATCATAACTTGTGGCTCGTTGGAGCAATTCCCCCCCGTCCAAGTGGGGATACTTTTGCAGACAGTAGAAGACATCACACAGACGCTGTAATTCTAACCAACCATCTTTAGAGCCATTGACACATAACACGAGTAATAAATCTACGGGATCTAAGCTAGGTAGACAGCTTTTTCCGATGGTGTAGGGTTGACTACGACTTAATAAGTCGGCCACGGAAATTCGACAGGGGAAAAACGGCGGCAATAAATTCCAGTGTAAATCGAGGGGGGTTTGACTCTCAGGATGCAGCCAAACGTCCTCATAATTCGATTTAAGGCGTAAGACTTGTTGAGGAGGGGTGAGAACCTGTGCGGGGAAGAATCCAGCCTCTTGGAGCAATTTCTGGGCGATCGCAACCTCAGATTTTTCTACCAAAATATCAATATCGCTCACCTGTCGCAGTCCCAAATTCCCATACACTTGTGCCGCTAAAATCACCCCTTTAAAGGGAATCGCCCGGATATCCTGCGCCTGAAACTGCCCCATGATCTTTAATAAAATGGTGGTCAACAGGAAATTATTTTGCAAATTTTGCTGAAATTGTTGGCTTAAATGCGATCGCACCTCATCCCCCAATTTCTCCCATCCTCCCCCTTGCTTGATGTGCCAATAAAACAACGGTGTCACCCGATGCCATTGTGCCAACGCTAAGAGAACATCCCAATTCAGAGCAGCTTGGAGCAACTGTGTCACTCTCCCCTCAGTTTGTGGCAGGGTAGGGGTGCGAAGACAACACAACAGCAGTTCAATTTCCGGCGACATTGTATAGTGGATTGGCAGTTTTAGCAGGATAGGGGAGAGTCTTCACTTTAGCCCATAGCACTCAATCAGAGGCAATCAAACCGCGAAAAACGCCAATCTTATCGAGCAGATTGGCGTTTTTCCACAGTTCTTAACCCAGCATTATTTACCCATCCCTAACTGTTGAGCCTTTTGGTAAACTTTGCCTTCCGTCAATAGAGAAGGCGCAATCACCACCTCCACCTGCTGCATTTCCTTAAGATCCTTCGCCCCCAAGGTTCCCATACTGGTTTTCAGCGCCCCCAGTAAATTATGAGTCCCATCATCCAACTTGGCCGGCCCGGTCAGGATTTGGGCTAAAGTTCCCGTAGTCCCCACGTTAATCCGGGTCCCCCGAGGTAAAACCGGGCTAGGCGTTGCCATTCCCCAATGATACCCCCGCCCCGGAGCCTCAGCCGCCCGAGCAATAGGAGAACCAATCATCACCGCATCGGCACCACAGGCGATACATTTACAAACATCACCCCCGGTTACAATGCCCCCATCGGCAATCACAGGCACATAGCGCCCCGTTTCTTGGGCGAAAGCTTCCCGCGCCGCCGCACAGTCTGCCACGGCCGTTGCTTGGGGAACTCCTACCCCTAGCACCCCTCGGGAGGTACAAGCGGCACCCGGGCCAATGCCCACTAAAATGGCGGCCGCCCCTGCCTTCATCAAGTTAAGGGCTACATCATAGGTGACACAGTTTCCCAACACCACAGGCATGGGCATTTCTTGGCAAAACTGGATTAAATCCAAGGGAGTTACGGAATCCGGGGAGAGGTGCGCCGTGGAAACCACCGTCGCCTGAATAAACAATAAATCGGCCTGAGCTTGAGCCACCACAGAGCCATACTGAGCGGCCCCAGCCGGAGTTAAACTGACGGCGGCAATACCCCCTTGTGCCTTAATGTCCTGAATCCGTTGTTGAATCAGTTCCGGTTTAATCGGTTCTGCATACAGTTCCTGCATTAACCCCACAAACTCCTCTTTTCCCACCGAAGCGATGCGGTCTAGAATGGGGTTGGGGTCGGTGTAACGAGTTTGAATCCCTTCGAGGTTCAAAACTCCCATTGCTCCCAACTCTGTCAAGAGGGCTGCCATTTTCACGTCCACCACCCCATCCATCGCACTGGCCAGAATTGGAATTTCTCGCTCAATTCCGCCAATGGTGACACGAGTATCCGCCAAAATCGGATCTAGGGTGCGTTGCCCCGGTACTAGGGCAATTTCATCAATACCATAAGCACGTCGAGCCGTTTTTCCTCGACCAATTTGAATATCCACTCTATTTTTCCGCTCCCAAAGCTATTTATCTAGGCTATCAAATTTTGGGGGGCAATTTTCGAGAATCAATTATCATCTCCCCTTCCCCGGTCATGGCGCGTAAAATTTTGCTGACATCCTTTCAAACTTGGTTGCCTCATCAGGTGTCTAACTCCTCGGATGATTTATTGCAGAAAATCCAAGGGCATCCTCCCCAAAACCTAGAGTTGATCTATCTCCGACATCTCCCTGTTGATACCCACCGAGCCAGTCAACAAGTCCAGCAGGCGATCGCACAATATCAACCCCATTGTGTAGTCTGTTGTGGGATGGCGGAGTCTCGGGAGAATCTCACCCTAGAATCTCATGCCTGTTGGGGAACCGAACAATTTTTCACGACCCTCCCCTTAGAGTCTCTAATTGCCCCACTGACGGCTACAACGATTAGTCATGATGCGGGAAAATTTGTCTGTGAAGGGTTATATTTTCACGTTTTAGAGTATTTACACCGCACCCAGTCCTCTTGTGGGGGGGTGTTTGTTCATGTTCCCCGGCTCGCCCCTAAAAATGAAGCCAAAATAGTCCGAGATTTCCAGCACTTGTTAATGGGTTTATCGGGCTTGCTGAGTACAATTTGATACTAGAGGCAACAGGCTGTCATACTCTATCTCTTTAATAATCCATTTTTTCGATATCCTCACGAATATCATTTAAGTCAATATAACAATCCGTTGCATTGCGTAGTTCTCGGGCAATCATTCCCTCGGTAGAAACGACGGTAATATGAGTATTTTTCGATCTTAATAACTCAATTGCTCGCTCAAAATCACCATCTCCACTAAATAAGACAACCCGATTATACTGTTCGCAGGTGTTAAACATATCAACCACAATTTCTATATCTAAATTCGCTTTTTGAGAATAACGACCGGAGACATCATCATAATATTCCTTTAAAATTTTGGTGCGGACGGTATAGCCCAGGCTAATTAGGGCATCCCGAAAGCCTCGCTGATCTTGGGGATCTTTTAATCCGGTGTACCAAAACGCATTTACTAATGTCACATTATTGCGGTTTTTGAAATATTCTAAAACTCGTCTGGGGTCAAAGAACCAACCATTCTTTTGTTGAGCATAGAACATATTATTCCCGTCTACAAAAATAGACAGACGATTTTCTGTTAAACGCATAAAAATAAGACCTAATAAAAGGATTAGGAGATTAGAGTTTAGATTTTAGGGATAAGATAAACATTATACAGGAGAACTCTACCTGTGAAAAAAAACAGGAGAACCCTTCCCTAAAATGTTCCATCATAACGGACTGAATAAGGTCGATCTTAAGGGGATCGGGAAAGGGTTTAGTTGAGCGAATCTAATAAGAAGTTAAGAGGTTAGGGCAAGAGGTGATAAGAACACCAATCACTCCAGCCACCGACATAAAGTTTGGCGTTGGGAATACCCGCTAATTCTAACGATAAGAGATTCACACAAGCGGTAACTCCAGAACCACAGTAGACGATGATCTCCTGTTCAGTCCCGATAGTTTGCCAGCGTTGTTCTTGTTCTGCGAGGGGACGGAGATAGCCGTCCGTTGTACAAACATCTCGCCAAGGGAAGTTCATCGCACCAGGAATGTGACCCGCTTGGGGGTCAATGGGCTCCCGTTCTCCTCGATAGCGATCGCCTTCTCGTGAGTCAATTAAGGTGACAGTAGGCTGATCCTTGCGCTTGAGAAGCTCTTGATAGTCCACCACCCAATGGGGTTGAACTTGGGGGATAAACTCTCCGGTTTTGGCGGCCGGACCATCGGTCGTGACAGGATAGGACTGATTAACCCAACCCGACCATCCCCCATCAAGAATGGCGACTTGCTCATGACCAAAGTAGCGTAAAAGCCACCACAGACGGGCTGCAAAAGCCATTGCAGAATCGTCATAGGCAATGACCCACGTTTTCCCCCATTCGACCCCCATCGCGGCCATTTTGGCGGCAAAGGAGGCGGCATCAGGCAGGGGATGACGACCCCCATTTTCCCCGACTGGGGCTGATAAATCTAGATTTAGATCGAGATAATAAGCGCCAAGAATATGACTTTCTTGATATTGATTCCGCCCCAATTGGGGGTTTGCCAATTGGAATCGACAATCCGCGATCGCGATT contains the following coding sequences:
- a CDS encoding AAA family ATPase, which gives rise to MINSVTLKNFKSYRSARLQLSELTVLIGANASGKSNLIEALRFLAKIAQGERLGFINSPNNPRPKQPFRGQVEDLFYQRSQPFSLKCELESATCPDSWGIFEIQVSLTPDGELYIEQESIRDLGSNVPLYEIISPPQGAGSDVYVAYNNFARGGKKPKIVCSSQMAIFTQLLSEIRFREENKESRQRIPKIAQKYVNTLNNIIFLQPEPSLMRNYSHKTDKVLTENGENLSGVIYNIFSKPYDLILANNLSPANFKDLILEFICSLPEQNIKDIQFIETPRGEVMLQLIETFGGQETAYDVTMLSDGTLRVLAIVAVLCSAPQKSLVVIEEIDNGIHPSRVNSLLEKIVFLAGQRNLKVLISTHNPALLDAIPDFAIPNTVFCYRSPTDGSSQLVTLQNIPDYPELIAQGTVGHLMTTGILERFVKEYPGAEEKRKKALDWFASLNS
- a CDS encoding GuaB3 family IMP dehydrogenase-related protein codes for the protein MDIQIGRGKTARRAYGIDEIALVPGQRTLDPILADTRVTIGGIEREIPILASAMDGVVDVKMAALLTELGAMGVLNLEGIQTRYTDPNPILDRIASVGKEEFVGLMQELYAEPIKPELIQQRIQDIKAQGGIAAVSLTPAGAAQYGSVVAQAQADLLFIQATVVSTAHLSPDSVTPLDLIQFCQEMPMPVVLGNCVTYDVALNLMKAGAAAILVGIGPGAACTSRGVLGVGVPQATAVADCAAAREAFAQETGRYVPVIADGGIVTGGDVCKCIACGADAVMIGSPIARAAEAPGRGYHWGMATPSPVLPRGTRINVGTTGTLAQILTGPAKLDDGTHNLLGALKTSMGTLGAKDLKEMQQVEVVIAPSLLTEGKVYQKAQQLGMGK
- a CDS encoding sulfurtransferase, which produces MNPVVSAEWLVNQLDNPQIAIADCRFQLANPQLGRNQYQESHILGAYYLDLNLDLSAPVGENGGRHPLPDAASFAAKMAAMGVEWGKTWVIAYDDSAMAFAARLWWLLRYFGHEQVAILDGGWSGWVNQSYPVTTDGPAAKTGEFIPQVQPHWVVDYQELLKRKDQPTVTLIDSREGDRYRGEREPIDPQAGHIPGAMNFPWRDVCTTDGYLRPLAEQEQRWQTIGTEQEIIVYCGSGVTACVNLLSLELAGIPNAKLYVGGWSDWCSYHLLP
- a CDS encoding NYN domain-containing protein — its product is MRLTENRLSIFVDGNNMFYAQQKNGWFFDPRRVLEYFKNRNNVTLVNAFWYTGLKDPQDQRGFRDALISLGYTVRTKILKEYYDDVSGRYSQKANLDIEIVVDMFNTCEQYNRVVLFSGDGDFERAIELLRSKNTHITVVSTEGMIARELRNATDCYIDLNDIREDIEKMDY
- a CDS encoding nucleotidyltransferase family protein; translated protein: MTQLLQAALNWDVLLALAQWHRVTPLFYWHIKQGGGWEKLGDEVRSHLSQQFQQNLQNNFLLTTILLKIMGQFQAQDIRAIPFKGVILAAQVYGNLGLRQVSDIDILVEKSEVAIAQKLLQEAGFFPAQVLTPPQQVLRLKSNYEDVWLHPESQTPLDLHWNLLPPFFPCRISVADLLSRSQPYTIGKSCLPSLDPVDLLLVLCVNGSKDGWLELQRLCDVFYCLQKYPHLDGGELLQRATSYDCLRMVLLGLSLTQLLFHQPLPVGIKEAIECDRMIPTLTQTIYQRFLTPTPPQLSLLERAYFPLQLQPGWLKKLMYCAKLVLPINERDLESIHLPPLLFPLYYPLRLLRLMAKHARDVKRNLFC
- a CDS encoding S-layer homology domain-containing protein, which gives rise to MTTLYVNPATGRDQGSGAQNAPFKTLTYGLTQAAKNTIIRLSPGTYDAQSGEKFPLIIPSGVMVIGQENQQGQGVILSGGGVYQSPTFQQQNITVLLQDQAQLRGVTVRNGREKGIGIWIESSAPTVAQNTVTQCPLAGIFITGNAKPVIRDNRLVEMPASGIFLRRNAKGEIRRNVCEKTAYGMTVSDDSAPLLADNQLRGNRVGIYLTHRVKPVLRRNLLEFNAMTGLVVREQAKPDLGHPQDPALNILRDNEQGDLSNETTQTLISVGNQLNPSRVQGRVDFVAAQVATGGMGPLAFRDLEQHWGADFIRVLAAKDWVRGFGDGTFRPEGKLTRAEFAALLAKCFDLPRQLGTRFTFPDVPESFWGAQAIGKAAAMGFLAGFGDGTFRPQANLTRIQALVALVNGLGLTGGALDGLLLYRDRAQIPSYGSQAVAIATQKRLVVNYPDLKALNPQREITRAEVAAFLHQALVVTGNTSALFSPYIVDADFYLSSFTDIEGHWAEAFIRRLAGLDWISGFPDGSFRPNAPISRAQYAALLVRVFNPQPMRPATQFLDLLPDYWGWGAIQQAYQGGFLSGFPDGTFHPEQHLRRVHLLVSLVSGLGLPGGDLSLLECYGDQGEIPSYAGSAIAAATEAGFVVNYPQVTHLNPKQEATRGEAVAMVYQALVYQGKVSPIDSEYVVRAC